In Nocardia sp. NBC_00403, the DNA window CAAGACCCGCCAGGTGATTGCCGTCGAACAGCAGGCACACGGCCGCACCGCCGACATCGACCGCCCGCTGCGCACTCCGCAGATGGCCGAGGACACGGTCGCGCTGCTGCACCAGCTCGGCGTGCAACGCGCGGACATCTTCGGCTACAGCATGGGCGCCGGTGTCGCACTGGAGATTTCGCTGAAGTACCCCGAGCTGGTGCGCAAACAGGTGCTCGCGGCGGGCGGCCTCGACGCCAATGCGATGCACCCCGGGCTGCTGGACGGCCTTGCCGAGCTGCAGCCCGAGATGCTGCACGGTTCGCCCTTCTACAACGACTACATGAAGAACGCGCCGCGTCCTGAGGACTTCCCGCGGTTGGTCGCGCGGGTCAAGGATCACGACCAGAACGCGTTGCCCGCTTTTGCGGCAGCGGCGGTGCGTCAGATCACAGCGCCGACGCTGACGGTGATCGGCGACTCCGACATCGTCAGGCCCGAGCACGCGGTCGAGATGTTCCGGCTCTTCGGCGGCGGCATCATGGGCGACACGCCCGCAGGCCTGCCGAACGCGCAGCTGGCCATCCTGCCCGGCACCAGCCACGTCACCCTGGTGCACCGTCCAGAACTGTTGCTGCCGATCATCCCTGCCTTCCTCGAAGCACCCGCACAGGATGTGCGGTGAGCGAGCTCGGCGATCGAACCGTGAATGCGGCGGCGGGCACTGACGAACCGGGCGGCGGCCCGGCCCCGGCGGCGCCCACCGCGCGCCCGGTGCGGGTCACGCTGATCCTCGGCAGCACCCGCACC includes these proteins:
- a CDS encoding alpha/beta fold hydrolase, with translation MKLRTAFVAAALAATALLSGCSGADDAPTPAPAAAPGAYADVNGLHMYYEVHGTPTAQPPLVLLHGALSGIGTDFGQLIPELSKTRQVIAVEQQAHGRTADIDRPLRTPQMAEDTVALLHQLGVQRADIFGYSMGAGVALEISLKYPELVRKQVLAAGGLDANAMHPGLLDGLAELQPEMLHGSPFYNDYMKNAPRPEDFPRLVARVKDHDQNALPAFAAAAVRQITAPTLTVIGDSDIVRPEHAVEMFRLFGGGIMGDTPAGLPNAQLAILPGTSHVTLVHRPELLLPIIPAFLEAPAQDVR